One genomic region from Magallana gigas chromosome 3, xbMagGiga1.1, whole genome shotgun sequence encodes:
- the LOC105321825 gene encoding G-protein coupled receptor dmsr-1 gives MTLSLEEYSKWYGEWHGCLSLIVCCFGIPTNLINISVLSRKHMHTPINTILTWIAFFDIITMAAYLPFAIHFYIEYSPNSLSPGKNSYGWMNFLLFYVNLSTLTHTVSIWLGVSLAIFRYIHIQSPETGNLTSMRRIIRCRIVVFVVLVGSVLLLIPNYMSSKLVPYKSNETNLENIYILDDLRLGTPRVKISVFSSFVLYSIVAKLIPCFLMIIFGALLLKTLDNHGRVTRKKLSKLGVVMNRPHTSRTTIMLLIVMVLFLVTELPQGILLILSLTIEDFFDRVYIPLGDTMDILALINNSINFVLYCSMSIEFRRTISKWICQCAKGNLFINDNQNDLEMKNQNSIETKKGGNVNSAGNTTTDDMQTGLQLTGSGESYSTTEINSPCCKSISDVHINGDIVYSQVSTEAEESEKLCPEVNDDDDVSDSETVPLSPSSAPSGPCTV, from the coding sequence ATGACCCTATCTCTTGAAGAATACAGCAAATGGTATGGGGAATGGCATGGATGTTTGAGCCTGATCGTCTGCTGTTTTGGAATACCAACAAACCTCATCAACATATCGGTTCTGAGCAGAAAGCACATGCACACACCAATCAACACTATATTGACATGGATAGCCTTTTTCGATATCATAACTATGGCAGCATACTTGCCCTTCGCTATACACTTTTATATCGAGTATTCACCCAACTCCTTATCCCCAGGGAAAAATAGTTACGGATGGATGAATTTCCTTTTGTTTTACGTTAACTTGTCCACTCTCACCCATACCGTTTCTATCTGGCTCGGGGTCTCCTTGGCCATATTCCGCTACATCCATATACAGTCGCCGGAAACTGGGAATTTGACTTCTATGCGAAGAATTATTCGTTGCCGTATAGTCGTTTTCGTCGTCTTAGTGGGCTCAGTTCTTCTTTTGATCCCAAATTACATGTCGTCGAAGCTTGTCCCATATAAAAGTAACGAGACCAATCTAGAGAACATATACATTCTGGACGACCTTCGACTTGGCACGCCGCGGGTGAAAATTAGTGTATTTTCCAGCTTCGTTCTGTACAGTATTGTCGCCAAATTGATACCGTGTTTCTTGATGATCATTTTCGGAGCTTTGTTGCTAAAAACCTTGGACAATCACGGACGTGTGACTCGCAAGAAGCTCTCTAAATTAGGGGTCGTCATGAATCGCCCACATACTTCTCGAACCACCATCATGCTGCTCATAGTCATGGtcctatttttagtaacagaaCTCCCTCAAGGTATATTGCTCATATTAAGCCTGACCATTGAAGACTTTTTTGACAGGGTGTACATTCCTCTTGGAGATACAATGGATATTCTTGCCTTAATAAACAACAGCATTAACTTTGTATTATATTGCTCCATGAGTATAGAATTCCGCCGAACTATCTCAAAATGGATTTGTCAGTGTGCTAAAGGAAACCTCTTTATTAATGACAACCAGAATGATTTGGAGATGAAAAATCAGAATTCGATCGAGACAAAGAAAGGCGGAAATGTAAATTCGGCAGGAAACACTACAACTGACGACATGCAGACAGGTCTTCAATTAACCGGAAGTGGGGAATCTTACAGCACGACAGAAATCAACAGCCCTTGCTGCAAGTCAATATCTGACGTCCATATAAATGGCGATATTGTATATAGTCAAGTGTCCACGGAGGCCGAAGAGAGCGAGAAACTTTGCCCTGAAGTAAACGATGACGACGACGTTTCAGACTCTGAGACCGTTCCGTTATCGCCAAGCAGTGCTCCTTCTGGCCCTTGCACTGTTTAA